A region from the Rhodothermales bacterium genome encodes:
- a CDS encoding dienelactone hydrolase family protein, producing MADDSAATSIVTQQIDYTSGDVTMKGYLAYDSSIDGQRPGVLVVHEWWGHNEYSRRRAEMLAELGYTALAIDMYGDGKTAEHPDDAMAFAQQIGSDMDEARARFEAARALLARHETIDAERIGAIGYCFGGSVVLEMARRGVDLDGVASFHGGLGTAAPAARGAISGSILVLHGGLDPMAPAEQVQAFRNEMDAAGADYEVVVYDDATHGFTNPAADSAAARFELPLAYNPDADRQSWDKMKAFFADAFSD from the coding sequence ATGGCTGACGATTCCGCGGCAACTTCGATTGTCACACAACAGATCGACTATACGTCCGGCGACGTTACGATGAAGGGCTATCTCGCCTATGACTCGTCGATCGACGGCCAGAGGCCTGGAGTGCTTGTCGTGCACGAATGGTGGGGTCACAACGAATACAGTCGTCGGCGCGCGGAGATGCTTGCTGAGCTCGGTTACACCGCACTGGCCATCGACATGTACGGCGACGGCAAGACAGCCGAGCATCCCGACGACGCTATGGCGTTCGCACAACAGATCGGCAGCGACATGGACGAAGCTCGTGCGCGCTTCGAAGCAGCTCGAGCGCTTCTGGCAAGACACGAGACGATTGACGCCGAACGCATCGGAGCTATAGGCTACTGCTTCGGTGGTAGCGTCGTTCTGGAGATGGCCCGGAGAGGTGTCGATCTCGACGGCGTAGCCAGTTTCCATGGCGGACTTGGCACGGCCGCGCCAGCTGCCAGGGGAGCCATCTCAGGAAGCATTCTCGTGCTTCATGGCGGATTGGATCCGATGGCTCCTGCCGAGCAGGTGCAAGCCTTCCGAAATGAGATGGATGCGGCCGGAGCTGACTACGAAGTCGTGGTCTATGATGACGCCACACACGGTTTCACAAATCCCGCTGCGGACTCAGCCGCTGCACGATTCGAGCTTCCGCTGGCGTACAACCCTGACGCCGATCGTCAGTCGTGGGACAAGATGAAAGCATTCTTCGCTGACGCCTTCTCAGACTAG
- a CDS encoding proline racemase — MNPAVTWQAPSQWPRIVSIDAHTAGEPLRVVVDGFPDLTKGAVLDVRRYVRDHHDHLRKMLMWEPRGHADMYGCLIIPSATADADFGVLFLHNEGYSTMCGHGIIAIVTVVLETGVMPITGSETEIRIDTPAGLVTARGHTRDGRVEKVTFTNVSSYVEGLDEYISIAGLGEVRYDLAFGGAYYAIVNAADVGLDCTPDNYRALIDTGMAIKRAITRSRTISHPNDEDLGFLYGTIFTAPVSTKGVHSRNVCVFADGEVDRSPTGTGVSARAAIHHARREIELGNWIEIESIIGSRFRVRAVSEDSFGGRDAIIPEVEGRAFITGRHEFVIDPADPMSTGFLLR, encoded by the coding sequence CTGAATCCTGCTGTTACCTGGCAAGCCCCGTCGCAGTGGCCGCGCATCGTCTCCATTGACGCGCACACCGCCGGAGAACCGCTGCGTGTCGTGGTCGATGGATTCCCGGATCTGACAAAGGGCGCCGTTCTGGATGTGCGACGCTACGTCAGAGACCACCATGATCATCTCCGCAAGATGTTGATGTGGGAGCCGCGTGGACACGCCGATATGTATGGCTGCCTCATTATTCCTTCGGCAACAGCAGATGCTGACTTCGGAGTGCTGTTCCTCCACAACGAGGGATACTCCACGATGTGCGGTCACGGCATCATCGCAATCGTCACTGTCGTCCTGGAGACTGGAGTGATGCCGATCACGGGATCTGAGACGGAAATCCGAATCGACACGCCGGCCGGTCTCGTTACAGCCAGGGGGCACACTCGAGACGGCAGAGTGGAGAAGGTGACGTTCACCAACGTATCCTCCTACGTCGAAGGTCTGGACGAATACATCTCCATTGCGGGGCTCGGAGAAGTGCGCTACGATCTTGCGTTCGGTGGCGCGTACTACGCCATCGTGAACGCCGCGGATGTCGGACTTGATTGTACCCCGGACAACTACCGCGCGCTGATAGATACCGGAATGGCCATCAAGCGTGCCATAACAAGAAGCAGAACGATTTCGCATCCGAACGACGAGGATCTTGGATTCCTGTATGGAACGATTTTCACTGCACCTGTGAGCACCAAAGGTGTGCACAGTCGCAACGTATGTGTATTCGCAGATGGCGAGGTAGACCGAAGTCCGACGGGCACCGGTGTCAGCGCCCGCGCTGCCATTCATCATGCGCGTCGTGAGATCGAACTTGGCAACTGGATCGAGATCGAGAGTATTATCGGGAGTCGATTTCGTGTCAGGGCCGTGTCGGAAGACTCATTCGGAGGACGCGACGCGATTATTCCCGAGGTAGAGGGTCGTGCGTTCATCACGGGCCGTCACGAGTTTGTCATAGATCCCGCCGACCCGATGTCGACGGGATTCCTTCTTCGATAG
- a CDS encoding ornithine cyclodeaminase, which yields MKIRVLSGDDVAAVLSMKTAIDLMRDAFVQLSAGEAHVPLRTRIDAEKTGCGVLIMPGHLPNESSIGLKIVSIQDRNPARSLPTIQGLMIVINDDTGEPVAMMDAERLTAIRTGAASGLATDLLANADSSVAAIFGAGPQAETQLEAIAEVRNLDIAYVYSRPEDSAETFAEQMSARLGIRVVCAESPTELRNADIICTATTSIDPVFDANNVKPGAHINAIGSFSPDTIEIPHELVAGAIVVVDQRDACLQEAGELVQTIQAGLMQAGDVRAELGEIAAGRAKGRRSQTDITLFKSVGNAVQDVAAARFVFDSSVDQNLGTIVTL from the coding sequence ATGAAAATCCGTGTCCTTTCGGGTGATGATGTCGCAGCGGTGCTCTCCATGAAGACCGCTATCGACCTGATGCGGGATGCGTTCGTGCAGCTGTCGGCAGGGGAGGCGCACGTCCCGCTGAGGACGAGGATCGATGCCGAAAAGACCGGGTGCGGCGTCTTGATCATGCCGGGCCATCTTCCGAATGAATCCAGTATCGGACTGAAGATTGTCTCAATTCAGGATCGCAATCCGGCGCGTTCTCTGCCGACGATCCAGGGGTTGATGATCGTTATCAATGACGATACCGGTGAACCCGTGGCGATGATGGATGCGGAACGGCTGACGGCCATCCGTACGGGTGCGGCCTCCGGGCTGGCAACAGATCTACTGGCCAATGCCGACTCATCCGTGGCTGCAATCTTCGGCGCAGGACCACAGGCAGAGACGCAACTTGAAGCCATCGCTGAAGTGCGCAATCTGGATATTGCTTATGTCTACTCTCGCCCTGAGGACAGCGCCGAGACGTTTGCCGAACAGATGTCGGCTCGGCTGGGCATCCGCGTCGTCTGTGCTGAGTCTCCCACGGAGCTTCGGAACGCGGACATTATCTGCACCGCCACGACCTCGATCGATCCTGTGTTCGACGCGAACAACGTCAAACCGGGCGCACACATAAACGCCATTGGATCGTTCAGTCCCGACACCATCGAAATCCCACACGAACTTGTTGCCGGCGCGATCGTCGTCGTGGATCAACGTGATGCCTGCTTGCAGGAGGCGGGGGAACTGGTGCAGACGATCCAGGCCGGCTTGATGCAGGCCGGCGACGTGCGAGCTGAGCTGGGAGAGATTGCGGCAGGTCGGGCGAAGGGTCGGCGATCCCAGACCGACATCACCCTCTTTAAATCCGTAGGGAACGCGGTTCAGGACGTGGCAGCCGCGAGGTTTGTGTTCGACAGCTCCGTCGATCAGAATCTGGGTACGATCGTAACCCTTTAG
- a CDS encoding peptidylprolyl isomerase produces MKVAENGNTVKVHYTGRLENGDTFDSSEGGDPLEFTIGEQQVITGFESAVIGMPVGETKTVIIEAAEAYGEPISDLVTSVERDRFPDNVELVVGQGFVVGHADGEEMMVIVTEMTDTHVTIDANHPLAGKDLTFEITLDEIT; encoded by the coding sequence ATGAAAGTAGCGGAGAACGGTAATACCGTTAAGGTGCATTACACGGGCCGCCTCGAAAACGGCGACACCTTTGATTCGTCCGAAGGCGGCGACCCGCTAGAGTTTACTATTGGTGAGCAGCAGGTCATCACCGGGTTCGAATCTGCCGTTATCGGAATGCCTGTGGGTGAGACAAAGACTGTCATCATTGAGGCAGCGGAGGCATATGGCGAGCCGATATCCGACCTGGTGACGTCCGTCGAGCGGGACCGATTTCCGGACAATGTAGAGTTGGTCGTCGGACAGGGATTTGTCGTCGGTCATGCGGACGGCGAGGAAATGATGGTCATCGTCACCGAAATGACTGATACGCATGTGACGATTGATGCCAATCATCCCCTGGCCGGGAAAGACTTGACGTTTGAGATCACGTTGGACGAGATCACGTGA